One genomic region from Aliarcobacter cryaerophilus ATCC 43158 encodes:
- a CDS encoding uracil-DNA glycosylase translates to MEKKIICQKCTNYFVTWEAGKPHGCKAYGFKSKAIPSIVVKNSSGENCKLFIEKKFENRS, encoded by the coding sequence ATGGAGAAAAAAATAATTTGTCAAAAATGTACAAACTATTTTGTAACTTGGGAAGCAGGAAAACCTCATGGTTGTAAGGCTTATGGATTTAAGTCAAAAGCAATTCCTAGTATTGTTGTAAAAAATAGTAGTGGAGAGAATTGTAAGCTTTTTATTGAAAAAAAATTTGAAAATAGGAGTTAA